In Erigeron canadensis isolate Cc75 chromosome 8, C_canadensis_v1, whole genome shotgun sequence, the DNA window TACGTCCAGGAGTTTGGATCAGAGTGTGCCAGCCCGAATAAGCGTTGTGTTTATATCTTGTACCTTGATTCTGTTAAGTACTTCCAACCAGAAAGAAAAACTGCCAGTGGTGAACCTCTCCGTACCTTTGTTTACCATGAAATattggtattttttttcttcctcttctCCCAACTTTCTTTAGAAAATTTGGTCATTTTTTGCATATTTACTCAGTGGAAGGTCCTTCAATAATGCAGATTGGATACCTTGAACATTGCAAGAAACGAGGTTTTGCAAGTTGTTATATATGGGCGTGTCCTCCAAATGGAGATGATTATATCTTTTACTGCCATCCGAAGACCCAAAAAACACCCAAGGAGAATCAGCTACGACAGTGGTATGAtttttatatcttatatattatgGTATCTGTTCTCTGTGGTTTTTACTTTTGTATCTGCATAATGTAAAAACTTAAGCACGGTTATTTTATATACAGGTATAAGTTGATGCTAAGGAAAGCTGCGAAAGATGGCATTGTGGTGGAACAGACTAACTTATACAATCAATTTTTCGTTCCTACCAATGAAGAAAATTCTAAGATAACTGCGACACATTTGCCATATTTTGATGGTTCTTATTGGTCGGGTATTGCTGAAATTATAAGCAAGaaacttgaagaagaagagaattCAGGGGGATCGTATAGCAAGTTACCGTCTAAACGAATCTGGTTGTCCATGGGACAAGACCGCCCTACAAAGGATGCCATAGTGATGCAAcatgtaaatattttattaaattcgttctttttttcatataaactGCGCACACTGTTATATTTTTGTCTTTTGCTTATCTTTACTCTTCTCTTGCTACAGCTCGGTGAAGAAATTCTGCCTATGAAAGAAAACTTAATGATTGTCCGGCTACAGCATATGTGCACATATTGCCATGAAGTAATATTATCTGGAAGCAGATGGTCTTGCAACCGATGCAACAAGATTCAATTATGTTCAAGGTAAATTAACCCtatacttttatctttttgCTCCAACTAAAGTGAGCTTCTTTTGGcatcctaatttttttttaatgattgtCATTTTTCACGTTCATTGATATATGGCAGGTGTTTTGAAAATGGCAAACTTCTTTCCACAAGTAGAGTTCACTCATGCCATTCTGGTAGCAAGCGTCCACTTTCTGAGGTGAGTTACGTTTCCCAAAGAACACCTTCATTCATTTATTTTGGTTGTTCAAAATTGTTAAGGGCCAACACAAACCATGTTGACCCTCGGACCCCTTTTCGTCATTTTGTTCttgatatatatgaataacTAACGTAATTTAATGTGTTTCAACTTTTTTGTTGCTCGCAGTCTGCATCGTGTGATTTACCTCTTCATACCAAGGATAATGATGTTAAGCTTGTAAATAATTTCTCCGGGACCCGAGATGATTTCTTGAACAATTGCCAAAAATCTCAGTACCAGTTTGATACACTCGGCCATGCCAAGTATTCCTCTATGATGATTCTGTATCATTTCACAAACAGCCTTGTTGTCCTCCCGATCTGCAGCCTTTGCTGTAATCAAGTCCTGATTAATGAATGCTGGCACTGTGATACCTGTACAACACATTACGTTTGTGGATCATGTTATGAGACAAAAGGTGACACCTGTCATACTCATAAATTAACTCACCCTTCACAAAAAGTTTACCCCGAAACCAAAAGTGAACAACCTGAGAACCAAAAGGTGCTGACGGTAAGAAATGAGCCATAGATCTGAAGAACCTGATTTTGTTTGgtatcatttttcttatatattccTTAACCTCGTGCTTTTGATGCAGTTAAACGAAGCTCTAGATGCTTTATCTCATGCCTCTCAATGTAGAAGTATCAAGTGTTCCTACCATGGTTGTCTAATTATCAGAAAGCTCCTTTACCATACCAAAAAATGCAGAAATGCCAGTGACTGTAGAATTTGTAAACGAGCATGGTTGGTACTGAAGAAGCACGCACAAATTTGTAGAGATTCGAATTGTAGAGTTCCTCGTTGCATGTAAGTCATCATACCATTGCCTCTTATATAGAACTTGCAATCAAGTAAAAAGCTAACATGTTTTTTGTGCCTATATCTTTTATTAGGGACATAGAAAAGAAGTGGAATGCCTGCATCCAGCTAAGAATAAACAAATTGCAATCAAGTGGCAACAGTGGCGATTGGCGAACCGTGTGATGCATAACATTGGCATCTTGGGTGAGCTAAGTAACACTTGAGGTTACAGATGTGTACAGCTAACTGTATATACGTTATGCTAAACTAAGTAACAATGGCAAACCATGTGATGCATATCACTCTTTGCTGATTCTTTGCACATATGCAGCATTGTCTCGAGCCTTCATAAATGCAATCAAAATGGTCCTCCCATATAAGAATGATGTTGAACCATGTAGATATGGCAAATGCGATTGTGTCTCAGGTGATATCGTTGATCTATATAAGCATGATTTTAACTCCTCAAGCCAAAAACACCATTGTGGGAGTTAAATCGAGGGTTACAGCCTGTAAGGTGACCAAAACTCCAAGTCGTTTATCCATATGAGAGGGATTGTACAAACATTCCCTCCAAACTGGATCTACACTCCCAAAATTCATACCTCGGTAGATGCATCACACTCGGCAAATCTCTAGTGGCTATGATGTGATACCATATAACACCCCAACCCAAAGTCTCTGTCGTGTCTATGTAATTTGTTACCACAATATTAAACCACGGGGGAAGTAATTTTACGCCACATGTCCAGCTAGTAACGGAGCTGAACATTAAGGGACCGGAGCCAAACATTAAGGGATCGGGGCTGGGCATTACGTTGAGAAGAGAATCGAGAATGACCTCACCGCAGGTTTTGCTTGAATTGTTCCTCCAAAGGTTAAACAAACGAATTTTATTTGTCTGTAGATGCAACAATTTAAGGTTTCTAGATATAAATTCCGCACTTCTAATGATTTTCAGGCATTCATATATTAAAACGGAAGTAGTGTTGTTTATTTGCTTTTGATTACGTGTAACATTTAGTTGGTGGAATATATATCTTGAACTTGTaaaattcaacatttatatctttcttttcTCTGACAACCACGCtcaaataattttgattttggaaGCACAATAAGCTACGGTCACACTACTCTAAACTAAAGGTGTAAATGAATCAATATACTCGTAAACTACTTGAGTTCAACTCACTTTGAGCCGAGCCTAAATAAGTTTGAGCATAATATGGATATTGTTTAATCTTCAAATTCCAGCTGACAAGACTAGACCCGATTGCACAGACGAGACTAAACAAGCTTAAATGAACATCAGACCCGATTGCACACACAAGACTGAACAAGCTTAAATGAACATCTTGATAGTGAAGGCTAGATCAACCGGCTAAAGTCATCTCTGGTTATTCTCATGGGTCTTTGGTTCGACTCTATAAAGTGACAAGTCTGTGAGTTTCTTTTCCTGAATCACCTATAACGGTTcatggtctacatctcgtagtctatACAAGGGTTCAACATCGTATGTTGAGGTGTCGTCTGATGCGATTACtgactgtttaaaaaaaaaccatcttGCTTAGTACTATAAATTAAtctaatataatttatttactagattcaattatatatatttcatatttataactAATACTCGTATTACTGAAAATAGATATTTCTACATAAACTTGTCCAAAATGAAGTACTCCgtatatacataatttaaataatttaaaagaagAAATAAATTACTTTACGAACGAACTGAACCCCAGCCTCTAAAATTATTCACGGGCCAAATTTTagcctctctctctctctgaagaaaaaaaaaattaagttcaaacttTGAAAACTAACGAACTTGAGCTCGACTCATTTTGTGTCCAGCCCTTCTTGGAATAACAATTTGTTTGACGAGACTTTTGGAACATTACGAGATTCTCTATTTTAACTAATGAGCTACAAAAAGGTCCCGTGCAATTTTTATATTCACTTACCCTTAACCAAAGGGAAAAGAACTTGCACTCAATGACTATTCCTTCGCTAATTAATAGTCTCTAAACAAGtcactttgaaaaaaaaaaacataatgtgACTCTCTACATGATCTCAAAGAACAAGATAAACTGATGTCAGAATCATTGTGAACCGAAGAAACCATATAAAtgacatatattaattttcagTAGACTCTAAAAAGGTACCCAAAAACGAAAATACTCCCGTTTATTCATCGATTCAATAACACACGTCACCTGTAAATATACGTATGCTAGAGATACATAAATTGCCAGAATTGAGAATAAGAATACATCATTTTATAGAAGTGAAAATCTATCGTTTATATGCGCTAAATACATATATGTTGTTTGCCACATCTATGTAGCTCCAACTAACCTGATTCAGACATGATGTAATACTAACCATCATATGCCAACAATCCAATGAGCTGGTTATTCGTAACAAGGTTATAATGGGAGTATAGCAAAAACATCCCGTCTCCACATTGAATAAACAAATGGTCAACCGTTTCTCTTTTCTGTAACataattaaaagaagaaaaaggcaAATTTTCACTTATTTCCTTCACCACCCTTGGTATGCTTACTGACATTCTTCTGTCTTGCCTCATTGCATGCCTTGAGGTTTTGAACCTCTGCAAACACATAATGTAACCCAGTTAGATTGGTTTCATATTGTTATAGGAGGTTATAAACAATAGGTGTATGAtcattacattaaattttatatcattatttaaatgccATTTCAAAGACATACACTTTgaccaaaataaataaataaatggacAGGTCCAACATACAAGTTTTAACTTTCAATTCatgttttacaaaataaaagtttgaaataTTATTAACGAAGCGCTTATAGATTTGTACTAAAAACTTCAGCAAAAGCAAATAAGATACCTTTCTGACAagccttccaatctctgttagAAGTAATAAGACAATCCTGCAAGAGAAACAACATTATGTTTTGCATTAGTATTCTGTCTAGTAATTAGTAAATGAAACGATCACACTAATTGTTGGGGTAGCAACCAAATCACCTGTAATAATAAATAGAGAGAAGAACATTGTTGAAGCTGTTTCACGTTGTCATCATCGTCATCTGCATCATTACTATGGTGGACCTCCACCGATGTTTTGTTTCCTCCTTGTGGGTTcataactttgttttttctATAGATCAGACCTGAGGAAGGAAATCGAATTCTTGTAATGAAACTAACAAAGTGTTGGTACAGAGACTAATACAGCAAaataagttaaaatgtaaaggtGTATTTTATTTCTACAAAAAAAAGAGACAGACGTTTGAAAAGTGTACatgaatttataaataaatggatGAAAATGagattgtaaaaatatatatgaaaaaaggaACGGAATTTATAACAGACGGAATAAGTTGTCATAGACAGCTACAATATCCCCTTTTATCGTCTGTTATAGTATTAAAAGTCAAACAACACCCATAACTCCATAAGCACTAAACCTCCTAAACTCGATATTGATAAGGAAAACAAATTACCCAAATTTTATCCTTCTGCTTTTGGACATTTCTACTTAATCAGATAATGTCCACAAATCCGACCAAATAACAACTTCATGATATCTAGCCCTAAAACTCTTCTGATCCAATCATCTGTCTTCTTATGTCAATTATTGGTAACGAGAAGAAATACCTAAACTTATCATTCTGATTTCTGATATTTCTACTCTGTGTCTATGTTACAAGTAATACGAATAGTAGATGTAACTATATACTATGCTACAAGTAATACGTATCTCAGTTTTAAAAATCACAGAAGACTAACTTCGAAACCTAATGAAAATGCTAGTAATTTCTAAGCAAAAAAGTTAACATATTTGCTAACCGAAAGGCAAACAATTATTAATTTCTTTACGAGTTCGCAAACTTGAATAGGTCATAATTCATGTAGCAGCTTTTCATTTTTACATTTTAGGGcccgttttttttttcagtcattaagtgttgaatgtataaataatgtctgtatgtattaagtaaaaaaataggtaattgatggttatttttgttcattaagtcaaaaaaagaacataaaatttgactgaatgcattaagttcttaattattaagtctattaagtaaaaaaagaacgGGGCCTTAGTATTCATTAACGACACCCAAAGACGAGTACCGTGGGACATCGATAAACAACTTTTTCGGTTATTATGGAACCTTTTTCAAGCCATATATGTTGACAATTATGAACCAATTCTACatttcaaaccatacaaatggGCAACAAGGTGGAAATTGTAAGTTGTAATCTTATTTTACAAATtcaggggaaaaaaaaaacaaattttttcgATCAATTTTACAATCGAAAATAGACAATGTACAGCACATGTAATAACAACTGCACTGCAACATGACCATTTAAACATCTAAAAACAaccaattatacatataaaaaataataataaatttatacatatagaaatcataaaaaaaaaaaagtcaagatAAAAGTAAGTTAAGAAAACTAACCCTGGGTTCTTGATTTTCCATCAAGTATGAGTTTTTATGGTGGAAGCGATGCAGCCGTAAATGGTGGAGTAGAGAGGGTTATGATGGTGGTTGCTGCCGTGGATGTCGGAGAAGTGAAGGTGCGTTGTGGTGATCTCCGCTGAAAAAGTGAAAATGCAGTAGGAGGAAGGTGGTTGcagtttagggtttgaaaggATCGAATGACCGGTTCGGATCGGGTTTCCTAATTGCGATTTCAGAAAAACTAGTTATAGTACCGCGTCCGCGCGTTGCCGCGGAATACGCTTTCTACAcgaaaaaagtaaaatcgtaaccatgtgaaagttatttaatgaaaacatgagaatccaaaaatttagtgtcaagaaaataaaaacgaaaactttgacgtgagacaaatttaaaaacgctatgtatataaaaagatgaataaaaatagtcaaaaccaaatgtttaaaagtaaaatcgtaaccaggtagaagttatttgatgaaaacataagaacccaaaaatttagtgtcaagaaaataaaatcgaaaactttaatgttgggcaaaagttaaaagatagaaaactTGTACAGTTGTACATTCCACGCATAATGTACATTCCACGCATAACGTACTTGTacattcatataactttttagtatattataatgAGAATCCAAACATTtggtgtcaagaaaataaaaatgaaaactttgatgtggggcaaatttaaaaacgttatatataaaaaaaattgatgaatatagttaaaaccaaatgtttaaaaagtaaaatcgtaaccatctgaaagttatttgatgaaaacatgccAAAAATTCAgtgtaaagaaaataaaaacggaAACTTTAATAtagggcaaaagttaaaagatagaaagtttagaagtttaaaatgaaaaatggtaaaaattattatgtgctATAAGAACTTATACATTCTACGCATAACATTAAAGCTTATACATTCCACGCATAAAGtacttaaatgaaaataattaaaaaccaaatgttcaaaaataaaCCCGTAAttatgtgaaagttgtttgatgaaaacatgagaacctaaaagtttagtgtcacgaaaagttgaaaataaaagcgaaaactttaatgtggataaaaaaagttaaaaaatgaaattttaggggttaaaacaaaatttggttaaattttagggggttaaaacgaaatttggttaaaattagtatgtgctttaaaggcttgtacatttcacgcataaagtacttgtacatttatataggttttaggtaaaaaaaaagtttaaaaaattgaaattttaggggttaaaacaaaatatggttaaaattagtatgtgttTTAAAGGCTTGTACATTTCACACATAAAATACTTGTACATTTAAATAGGTTTTCAGTATGTCTATAATAAGGATAGTattgttttttgaaaaagttgaatttcgcttgaaatttTGTGTCGCGATTTGACAGCGGGAATATTTAttatacgttgtcttaatcggtTTCGTGCAAAAAGCTCTCTCGAAAtaaaaatgcctatttcaaatacccgatggggaaaaACCCATATTAAGTCGCCCTAAGGCATGATGATTGATAAGAGTAAAGTCTGTCCACTCatacttgaacctgggtatacccaaaccAAAGCCTTGTAAGGGGACTTTCTATATCCTTTCTAAGGCTTGAACACTAGACTTTTTGAATGGGAATGATCTCttaaccattgagctaatgctcaAAGTTGTAAGGATAGTATTGTTACACGTCAAAATTGGTTGAAATTCTCTCACATCTTAATTTCTTAAATATTGaaactcaaaaaataaaattcaaatgtttattttaataaaatattataatatgagGGACATTTCACCCAACTTTAGTTAATAACTTCAAAATTTATAAGagatggtttgttttattatatagtgtagatatatattattgtgaTTTTCATTTTACATATTTCGATTTATGGTTTCTTTTTGTCAATGTGAAAACGCATTTTGTTTACAGAATTTCTCAAAAGTAATATAGTCTGTCAAATGAACTGAAATTCAACGAAATATATATTGTGCTTTTGGGATTCAAGTAATAGACGGAATATAAATCCTTATCACACctaataaataaagattttatCAAATGAAAAGTTCTTTACATTTCAACGAAATGAAATTGCTCTACTTTTACAACCAAAGACACTAAAAAATGGAATTTGATTCCTAATTCCATCAAATTACATTATAATCTACGAGAGATAGTGCCAGCGCGTTGCaccggtgagatggtgggggtgataggtcaagtcatagagtgtgatagccaaatgctttaacCGTAAGGGCTCcaccctcagatttaaaaattcgtcgaaagtatatcgaatgacatctctaatgaaagagcatgaaaattaagaacactcatacaattttgaTTTGGAAGACTATGGCTTCCCATGTGTTGGTTTACGAAGGCTTGTCTGTTCTTTTTCTTGTATGCTTGTTTGTTGTTTCTATCTTTGGATTGTACTCTTAGCGATTAGCATCTTGctagtttgttttattaattcCAATTgctgttttttttataaaaaaagttgtaAGTTTTTGAGACAAcaaaaactaatataatataaaatcatacTCACTTTAAAGACCTTATATatttttcacacacacaaattaaCAGACCAAGTTGTTTTTTTAAGtagaaaatatgtatttatgaTTCGTTTCTATAGAGtaagaattaacttctttttaaCGACGATTTTAGGCTCAAAGTATGTCTGTTTGTATACTTAACTCCATCTCTAGCTTAAACCCATTTTGAGAAACCCCTTATGCCCAAGTTTTGGGAGTATTCACCTCGCACTAAGATTTGAACCCAATAAGTTCTCAAGTTTCTTCGGATACAATCCATTTATTGGTATTTGGTTGGTAAAATGAACTTGATTCAAAAACTATTTAATGTGATTTTGATGGTTTtaataagtaatataaatattCATGAAATAACACTAATTAGTGGCCAAGGACATGCAAATTCttttggaaaatgctaaatgcagCTTTTAGTACGCGCatgaaaaatttgtatattCCATGTTAAAAGTtcatcatttaaattttatgataagtgtacaactatttaaaacattttaattacaacctcaagattgcgtttagcaaaacccaattCTTTTTATTGGTAGGACAATTTCACTACCAAATAAGATTTAGCTTTAATTAAGTTTAGCATCAAatttaaatgaaaacaaaatctcttagggtggacggagtggaACCGACACCAAGTAGGTACCGGTCCGGTACCGGGGGGAACACCGCCCCATGTTACCGGTACCGGTTGGGCGGTGAGCAAAATGGGGAGGGTCGTCCCCGACCTGGTCTCCACTTTTGTTACCGTTTTTCAACCGTtgcttgtgttttttttttattgttttttttatgttagcTGCCATGAAAatctatatacacatatatatgtgtgtgtgtgtgtgtgtgtgtgcaggtGTTGTTAGGAAGAAGACAACATCgagatatatgttatataatattaaattcaattttatattttatacccTATATTTTAAGCTATTTATCATATTGGCTCAAAGTCTTTTTCTTATATTCTTGTTTTCTatacataattattattaatagtattttaaattgatatttagtgtttataaaatgtttaattttacaGTTTTAAATACTATTTTACTGAAATATTTAAGtattgtttaatatttttttttttgatttgaactaatttttaaattaagtaattaaaaaaataaaaaaagtggaGAAGGGTGACGAGGTGCTCTTAACATTAGGGGAgtggaggagaagaaaaatcgagGTGGGGAAGGGAGGAGTGGGAAAGCTCTCCGCCACCcttaaagttattaaaaaaaacccaatactctacataatttatttattttattaaaaagaatttctACCAGAAGTCAACCAAAGTCAAACACAAAGAGGCATGATAACCTATAAAATCGGTAGAACACGAAAAAACGAACAAACTACACAATGTCGAATTAGGGAAAAGCCTATCTGCTATCTATCTAGGGTTTTTCTTCCAAGTTGTTTCCTTTTTCTGCGAATTAATTAACTGATCATTCTTTGATCACATAAtaatttcaataataataatcatggATAATTACCCGTCACTAAGTCATAAGCGTCAGAAAGTAACGAATTTCGACGCTTTTTTTAAACCCCCTGATGATACTAACGTTCATCACTACATCACTAACCTGTACGTATTTACTTTTTTCTGTTATTattcgttaattttttttaatctttcatCTGAGccctatacatatatgtatgattGTATAATTAGGGCACGTGTTTATTTTACCTGTGTGTTATGACTTATAAAATTAGATATATGCATGCTGCATGCATACACTATGGTGTGTTCTAAGCTTGTATGATCGACGTGACACtcgtttatttaattatgtatttgtgtACGATGTGGAGTGGAGTGGAGTTAATTATGAATGTCGAGAGGGCTAACTAACGTCGTAGTTTTAGCAGCTTTACTCTTTCGGACATATATGCTTATTATGATGTGGAGAAAATCGTTCAACTAGAGTGTCGTGTGGAAACTAGGATTAATgctgtgtgtatatatagaggGTTGGCAGGATTCTTGGAATGTTTCTACTTACacctatttttagaaaaaaaagttgTCTACGTTGCACGTTACGTTAGTGTAGTTAACGCATAGGATGATAATCCCGAAAGGGAAATTTTTCGCAGTTAACTGTACCAAAAGATGCGTCAAGTTAGGCTAAAACCGATGGGAAAATGATGTCTGCTTCAACAAGTAGACACGTTCTTAGTTTGTTGCACATGTTGCTGACATACATagatgtgtgtatatatatgttggtcCATATGAATTTGTGTGGAAAAGGCTACCTGTAGAAGTATCCCATCATGTATAGATTTAAATTGCACGGATCTTGCGTGTCACAAAGGTAAAAAGGGGGACTagttttgttaaaattaaaaacatgaagagtcaaagtgtaaattggttttgaaatatTGCTTACAACTTCAAAGAATATGGATGCAGACATGCAGTTAAACTGATAGTTGCTTAGCTCATTTTGAGTGATTATTATTACTTGCTTTTATGATTAAAACCTGCTTAAAACTCTTGACATTATCAAAAGTGATTGCTTAATATCAAATGATCACTTTCAAGACTCATATTCAAACAATTTTTAAGTTATATTGTTTGTGAGGGAAACTGTTGTACTATTTTAGTTTTAAGTCAAACTGACAGTGAAACTTCTGATGCAGTTCCAACGTGATTGTGAATGAACCGGAAGAACAATGGACATCTTTTCTGAATCTCCTGAACAACCCAATCCCAACTTCAAATTCCAACTCATATTCAAACAACGGACTCCCTACTTTGTCTGAATTGCCAAAAGTGAGAATGACCCTCCTTCTGttttgtatgatttttgagTTGGAGACTTTGTCTATATTTCCTTTTTGGTGTTTTTTTGATAGTATTAACTTGTATATCTTGAACTTTCTATAGGAGTCTACAAAACAGAACGTATATGGACTGCCAAACTTAAATCAGCAGGAGATGTGGAATGCTAATCATAATCCGATATCTTTGCGTTCTGATAACTTTAACTCATCTGTGAATATGGGTTATAGTGGCTACAATTCTGGTCCTGTCAACATATCCAATTCTCAGTATTTTGGAAGTATGTTATACTCTTTAAGTTATGTTGGCTTTGAATTAAGTTATCTGTACACATTTTTAAAGTgcataatcaatttttacagGACCTTTAGTCAACAATGTTGCTGGCACATATGTTTCAAGTGATGGGATGAATTTGATTAGTCCATCGAATGTTAGGCAGTCCGGGATATCTGATATTAAAGCTTTTGGTCGTAAAATAGTGCAACCTGTCAGCGTTATGGACTTCAATAGCACTGGAAACCTTCTTCAGCAGCAGCAATTTCATCAAGGTATGTTTATggttttttacattttaattatCCTTTTAGTGTCATGTTATATTAACATTTATGTATCTCTTATTGTTTGTTTTCCTATAAATTTGTTTCTGCCAGGTCAATGGCGCAGCCCTATTGGTCAGAAACAGATTGCTTACAACATGGGTATTCCAACAGCGATGAATAATGTACAATCTACCACTGCAAGTCAGTGTAACTTGTACAATACCGATGTTATATATAATCCGCAAATTTCAAATTGTGAGACATTTTCGCGACCATGGGTTCAAATGCCGGCTCTCAGTAAACCCAATCAGTGGGCTGATCAGTTTCCAGTACAGTCAGATAATCGATGGAAGGATCAATCAAATACATACAAGAATCACTGTCTTAATTCTTGGAAACAAGTGCCGGGACAGCTACCTGTTGCTGAAAAAAGTTCAGACTGTGGTGTTTTAAATTGGAATATGTGTAATTCGGCTAATTTAAGCATAGGGTCTAGAAAACGGAAAAATAGTTCCATGGATGGAACTCTGATGGATGTGCTAACAAGCTTTCTTGAAGGTCGTTCACCAGAAACACCTGTGTCACTGAGTTACCAACATTTGCCAGTTGATCTGCCGCCACCTTTGGTTCAATGGTCTGATAATAGTATACAGACTGAAAATGTTTCAGAGGTAACTTCAAAATCGTTAATCATGGCTTCAGTCCCAGACGTTA includes these proteins:
- the LOC122579962 gene encoding cytochrome c oxidase assembly factor 4 homolog, mitochondrial, whose product is MNPQGGNKTSVEVHHSNDADDDDDNVKQLQQCSSLYLLLQDCLITSNRDWKACQKEVQNLKACNEARQKNVSKHTKGGEGNK